The following proteins come from a genomic window of Deinococcus sedimenti:
- a CDS encoding metallophosphoesterase: protein MFRRALATTIGWTAAGALALGVANTYRFQTTTHRAALPGLTRPVLIAHLSDLHYGVFMRRRSVRRWVQATRAARPDVIVVTGDFLDSGVGRRRHGKLLAELAQLRAPLGVYAVWGNHDWTSLNTNATRQQFAEQLTRVGVRLINNAGVQVRDDLFVAGVDDWWFGQQDLDAALRDHAGGAVVLLAHNPDYLSQVPAWVGLTLSGHTHGGQVRLPLVGPLKRRSTLLNVLRGWVRGDRVVQSPAEGTPGVTPGGQALGFVSRGLGVTGVPLRWDCPAELALLDLHAPQEPGSAQVTITA from the coding sequence ATGTTCCGCAGGGCTCTCGCCACCACCATCGGCTGGACTGCAGCGGGCGCGCTGGCGCTGGGTGTGGCCAACACGTACCGCTTCCAGACCACCACGCACCGCGCCGCCCTGCCCGGCCTGACGCGACCCGTGCTGATCGCGCACCTGAGCGACCTGCACTACGGCGTGTTCATGCGGCGCCGGTCCGTGCGGCGCTGGGTGCAGGCCACCCGCGCGGCACGCCCGGACGTCATCGTCGTGACCGGTGACTTTCTGGACAGCGGGGTCGGGCGGCGGCGGCACGGGAAGCTCCTGGCGGAACTCGCGCAGCTGCGCGCGCCGCTCGGCGTGTACGCCGTGTGGGGCAACCACGACTGGACCAGCCTGAACACGAACGCCACGCGGCAGCAGTTCGCCGAGCAGCTGACCCGCGTGGGCGTGCGCCTGATCAACAACGCGGGCGTGCAGGTGCGGGACGATCTGTTCGTGGCGGGCGTGGACGACTGGTGGTTCGGGCAGCAGGACCTGGACGCCGCGCTGCGGGATCACGCGGGGGGAGCAGTGGTGCTTCTGGCGCACAACCCGGACTACCTGTCGCAGGTCCCGGCGTGGGTGGGCCTGACCCTGAGTGGCCACACGCACGGCGGGCAGGTGCGCCTGCCGCTGGTCGGGCCGCTGAAGCGGCGCAGCACGCTGCTGAACGTCCTGCGCGGGTGGGTGCGGGGCGACCGGGTGGTGCAGTCCCCCGCCGAGGGCACCCCGGGGGTCACGCCGGGCGGGCAGGCGCTGGGCTTCGTGTCGCGCGGGCTGGGCGTGACGGGCGTGCCGCTGCGGTGGGACTGCCCGGCGGAACTCGCGCTGCTGGACCTGCACGCGCCGCAGGAGCCCGGATCGGCTCAGGTGACCATCACGGCCTGA
- a CDS encoding IS6 family transposase: protein MSDRKPYRHRFPLSVIGYALRLYHRFPLSQRDVQELLHERGIVVSHETLRQWNIKFAPLLTQELRHREPRRGSRWFLDEVYVEIGGQKHWLWRAVDEEGAVLDILLQPHRDTVAARTFFTRLLGEFEVPEAIHTDKLWSYGAAMRALPVLHNVEHVQVVSAARCNNLIEQSHRPTRQQERSQLGFKRRERTQEFLALHARVSNLHRHTRTTVSAGLRRRNQTETLRLWREVMQQVA, encoded by the coding sequence GTGAGTGATCGGAAGCCCTACCGCCACCGTTTTCCCCTCAGCGTGATCGGCTACGCTCTGCGGCTGTACCATCGCTTCCCCCTCAGCCAGCGTGACGTTCAGGAACTGCTGCACGAGCGTGGCATCGTGGTCAGTCACGAAACGCTGCGGCAATGGAACATCAAGTTCGCTCCCCTGCTGACGCAGGAACTGCGCCACCGGGAACCCCGCCGGGGTTCCCGGTGGTTCTTGGATGAGGTGTACGTCGAGATCGGTGGACAAAAACACTGGCTCTGGAGGGCGGTGGATGAGGAAGGAGCCGTCCTCGACATCCTGCTTCAGCCTCACCGGGACACAGTGGCCGCCCGAACCTTCTTCACCCGCCTGCTCGGTGAGTTTGAAGTCCCAGAGGCCATCCACACCGACAAGCTGTGGAGCTATGGCGCGGCTATGCGGGCACTTCCCGTGCTCCACAACGTGGAGCACGTCCAGGTCGTGTCTGCGGCCCGGTGCAACAACCTGATTGAGCAGTCTCATCGACCCACACGGCAACAGGAGCGAAGTCAACTGGGGTTCAAACGACGAGAGAGAACGCAGGAATTCCTTGCCCTGCATGCCCGAGTCTCGAACCTTCACCGCCACACCCGAACAACCGTTTCCGCCGGACTTCGACGACGCAACCAGACCGAGACACTTCGCCTCTGGCGAGAGGTGATGCAGCAGGTCGCTTGA
- a CDS encoding PxKF domain-containing protein, producing MTYAFTGFFQTVDMSGVVNTVKAGSAVPIKFNLGGVLAT from the coding sequence GTGACGTACGCGTTCACCGGGTTCTTCCAGACGGTCGACATGAGCGGCGTCGTGAACACCGTCAAGGCCGGGAGTGCCGTGCCGATCAAGTTCAATCTCGGCGGGGTTCTGGCAACTTAA
- a CDS encoding HAD family hydrolase: MLPPFRPALLAFDLDGTLIPDQDKNLNVETSALLAELRTLDLKLAVITGRDGLSDRVREEACLHAEAANNGGTIRIGDEIIHTEKLAPEDLDLLLNHGLDGGEIVISGEGGYAVPENSAAPREWMEKHGVTYLGSWLELCPTGDALRP, encoded by the coding sequence ATGCTGCCCCCCTTCCGTCCCGCGCTCCTCGCTTTCGATCTGGACGGCACGCTGATTCCCGATCAGGACAAGAATCTGAACGTGGAAACGTCAGCCCTCCTGGCGGAACTTCGCACTCTGGATCTCAAATTGGCGGTCATCACCGGGCGGGACGGCTTGTCTGACCGGGTACGCGAGGAAGCCTGCCTACATGCTGAAGCGGCCAACAACGGTGGAACCATTCGCATCGGGGATGAGATCATTCACACGGAGAAGCTGGCCCCCGAAGACCTTGACCTGCTGCTCAATCACGGGCTGGATGGTGGCGAAATCGTCATAAGCGGTGAGGGCGGATACGCTGTGCCTGAAAACAGCGCGGCTCCGAGGGAATGGATGGAGAAACACGGAGTCACTTACCTGGGTAGTTGGCTGGAACTATGCCCGACAGGAGACGCCCTGCGGCCGTGA
- a CDS encoding urease accessory protein UreD — translation MLHLHFGVRGGRTALLRDTQKAPLMVIRPFELPCGTLMVFIVNPTGGVLGGDHAEIRVTVEGGARVLILTQSATRVQPSPDGRPATQDIRFQVAAGARLEFHPERTIPFADSAFAQTLTAELEVGAQFALTETLASGRVQTGERLAFASFESRVQVSVAGRRVYLDRQRLLPGEFTRAPGVWAGQDYQASGVFVGGPVPADLPGVPGLLASGISAGGAVWLRGVATRGPDLDRALLGARESLRRQLWGAPPVQVRR, via the coding sequence GTGCTGCACCTGCACTTCGGGGTGCGGGGCGGGCGCACCGCGCTGCTGCGGGATACGCAGAAGGCACCGCTGATGGTCATCCGGCCCTTCGAACTGCCGTGCGGGACGCTGATGGTCTTCATCGTGAATCCGACCGGGGGCGTGCTGGGCGGCGATCACGCCGAGATCCGCGTGACGGTGGAGGGCGGCGCGCGGGTGCTGATCCTCACGCAGTCCGCGACGCGCGTTCAGCCGTCGCCGGACGGTCGGCCCGCCACACAGGACATCCGGTTTCAGGTGGCGGCGGGCGCGCGGCTGGAATTCCACCCGGAACGCACGATTCCCTTCGCGGACAGCGCGTTCGCGCAAACCCTGACGGCCGAGCTGGAGGTCGGCGCGCAGTTCGCGCTGACCGAGACGCTCGCGTCGGGCCGCGTGCAGACCGGCGAGCGGCTGGCCTTCGCGTCGTTCGAGAGCCGCGTGCAGGTGAGCGTCGCGGGGCGGCGTGTGTACCTCGACCGGCAGCGCCTCTTACCGGGCGAATTCACCCGCGCGCCGGGCGTGTGGGCCGGGCAGGACTATCAGGCGTCCGGGGTATTCGTGGGCGGCCCGGTCCCGGCGGACCTGCCGGGCGTGCCGGGCCTGCTGGCCTCCGGCATATCCGCGGGCGGCGCGGTGTGGCTGCGTGGCGTGGCGACCAGGGGACCGGACCTGGACCGGGCGCTGCTGGGCGCACGCGAGTCCCTGCGGCGGCAGCTGTGGGGCGCGCCGCCCGTGCAGGTACGGCGCTGA
- a CDS encoding hydrogenase maturation nickel metallochaperone HypA/HybF: MRALYCAGRGAADMHEASIALSLIDVASEVLREHGAARASALTVRVGQWSSVVPEALTAAFPACAAGTGLEGARLSVVTVPGVGECPVHGRVTLDVTRGLRCPECGAPTPTLLAGDELELDELELVEPDLEDV; this comes from the coding sequence ATGCGGGCACTGTACTGCGCGGGCCGGGGGGCGGCGGACATGCATGAGGCGTCCATTGCCCTGTCACTGATCGATGTGGCGTCGGAGGTGCTGCGTGAGCACGGCGCGGCGCGGGCGTCGGCGCTGACGGTGCGGGTGGGTCAGTGGTCGAGCGTGGTGCCGGAGGCGTTGACGGCGGCCTTTCCGGCGTGCGCGGCGGGAACGGGGCTGGAGGGCGCGCGCCTGAGCGTGGTGACGGTGCCGGGCGTGGGCGAGTGCCCGGTGCATGGGCGCGTGACGCTGGACGTGACGCGGGGTCTGCGCTGCCCTGAGTGCGGCGCGCCGACGCCGACGCTGCTGGCGGGCGATGAACTGGAGCTGGACGAGCTCGAACTGGTGGAACCTGATCTGGAGGACGTATGA
- a CDS encoding HD domain-containing protein, whose amino-acid sequence MPRLDDQIAFLLTCDHLKRVNRTTRLHDDSRVENSAEHSWHVALMALTLGEYAPAGTNLNRVVELLLVHDLVEIYAGDTFFDVTGDAQAHQAQREQQAADRLFAVLPDDQRGHWQGLWQEFEARQSPEARFARAIDALQPMLLSWGAGGVGCTDRHPDLTRERLLRLKQSSLEAFPALWSYAECLLDAAVDAQILPTEALMVSR is encoded by the coding sequence ATGCCCCGGTTGGATGACCAGATCGCGTTCCTCCTCACCTGCGACCACCTCAAGCGCGTGAACCGGACCACCCGGTTGCACGACGACAGCCGGGTCGAGAACAGCGCCGAGCACTCCTGGCACGTGGCCTTGATGGCCCTCACGCTTGGCGAGTACGCGCCGGCCGGCACGAACCTGAACCGGGTGGTGGAATTGTTGCTGGTGCATGACCTGGTCGAGATCTACGCCGGCGACACCTTCTTCGACGTGACGGGTGACGCGCAGGCCCACCAGGCACAGCGTGAGCAGCAGGCGGCGGATCGTCTGTTCGCTGTGCTGCCCGACGACCAGCGGGGCCACTGGCAGGGCCTGTGGCAGGAGTTCGAAGCCCGGCAGTCCCCGGAAGCGCGTTTCGCCCGGGCCATTGACGCCCTGCAGCCGATGCTGCTGTCCTGGGGCGCCGGTGGCGTGGGCTGCACGGATCGGCATCCTGACCTGACCCGCGAGCGCCTGCTGCGCCTCAAGCAGTCGAGTCTCGAGGCGTTCCCGGCGTTGTGGTCGTATGCAGAGTGCCTGTTGGACGCCGCCGTCGACGCGCAGATCCTGCCCACGGAAGCCCTGATGGTCAGCCGCTGA
- the ureG gene encoding urease accessory protein UreG — translation MTHLNPSSPLRIGVGGPVGSGKTALLEALCRALRDRYELAVITNDIYTFEDQRILTAAAALPADRIRGVQTGGCPHTAIREDTSLNQEAAEALSAAYPGLDLLFIESGGDNLASSFSPELVDAWMFVLDVSGGEKVPRKGGPGVRASDLLVINKTDLAPLVGADLRVMDADARAGRTVGGEVRPFVFTNLKSGEGLADVIAWIEHDLLFRDVPPPRLGWQGAPV, via the coding sequence ATGACCCACCTCAACCCCTCCTCTCCCCTGCGGATCGGCGTGGGCGGCCCGGTCGGCAGCGGCAAGACGGCGCTGCTGGAGGCGCTGTGCCGCGCGCTGCGGGACCGCTACGAGCTGGCCGTGATCACGAACGACATCTACACCTTCGAGGACCAGCGGATCCTGACGGCGGCGGCCGCGCTGCCCGCCGACCGCATCCGGGGCGTGCAGACGGGCGGCTGCCCGCACACCGCGATCCGCGAGGACACCTCGCTGAATCAGGAGGCGGCCGAGGCCCTCAGCGCGGCCTACCCCGGCCTGGACCTGCTGTTCATCGAGTCTGGCGGGGATAATCTGGCGTCCTCGTTCTCCCCGGAGCTGGTGGACGCGTGGATGTTCGTGCTGGACGTGTCCGGCGGCGAGAAGGTCCCGCGCAAGGGCGGGCCCGGTGTGCGTGCCAGTGACCTGCTGGTGATCAACAAGACGGACCTCGCGCCGCTGGTCGGGGCGGACCTGCGCGTGATGGACGCCGACGCGCGGGCCGGGCGCACGGTGGGCGGCGAGGTGCGGCCCTTCGTGTTCACGAACCTCAAGAGCGGCGAGGGACTGGCGGACGTGATCGCGTGGATCGAGCATGACCTGCTGTTCCGGGACGTGCCGCCGCCCCGGCTGGGCTGGCAGGGAGCACCGGTCTGA
- the ureC gene encoding urease subunit alpha: MRVTRKQYADLYGPTVGDRVRLGDTGLLIEVERDFTTYGEEVKFGGGKVIRDGLGQSSTATRQDANVPDLVITNALILDHWGVVKADVGVKNGRITAIGKAGNPGTQDGVTSGLTIGASTEIIAGEGHILTAGGVDTHIHFIAPQQCWTALESGVTTMIGGGTGPTAGTSATTCTPGEWHIHRMLESLAGLPLNFGLLGKGNASTQPPLAEQIRAGALGLKLHEDWGTTPAAIHAALSVAEDFDIQVAIHTDTLNESGFVEDSIRAFAGRTIHTFHTEGAGGGHAPDIIKVAGLPNVLPSSTNPTMPFTVNTIHEHLDMLMVCHHLSPRIPEDVSFAESRIRPETIAAEDVLHDLGVFSMMSSDSQAMGRVGEVITRTWQTAHKMKLQRGPLGIPGLGADTRADNLRARRYVAKYTINPAVAHGIAHEVGSVEVGKLADLVLWKPAFFGAKTALVIKGGLVVAAQMGDANASIPTPQPVYPRPMFAAHGGGPDATCLHFVSQASLQEGNLPDVGRRYSAVQHTRDIGKRDMILNAETPDIHVNSETYEVRVNGEVVTCEPLDDLPLAQRYFLF, from the coding sequence ATGCGTGTAACCCGGAAGCAGTACGCCGACCTGTACGGCCCCACGGTGGGCGACCGCGTCCGCCTGGGTGATACGGGCCTGCTGATCGAGGTGGAGCGGGACTTCACCACGTACGGCGAGGAGGTGAAGTTCGGCGGCGGGAAGGTCATCCGCGACGGCCTGGGGCAGAGCAGCACCGCCACCCGCCAGGACGCGAACGTGCCCGATCTGGTCATCACGAACGCGCTGATTCTCGACCACTGGGGCGTCGTGAAGGCGGACGTGGGCGTGAAGAACGGGCGCATCACGGCCATCGGGAAGGCCGGGAATCCCGGCACGCAGGACGGCGTGACCAGCGGCCTAACGATCGGGGCGAGCACAGAGATCATCGCGGGTGAGGGACACATCCTCACGGCGGGCGGCGTGGACACGCACATTCACTTCATCGCGCCGCAGCAGTGCTGGACGGCGCTGGAGTCGGGCGTGACGACCATGATCGGCGGCGGCACCGGCCCCACGGCGGGCACGTCGGCGACGACCTGCACGCCGGGCGAGTGGCACATTCACCGCATGCTGGAATCCCTGGCGGGCCTGCCGCTGAACTTCGGGCTGCTGGGCAAGGGGAACGCCAGCACGCAGCCTCCGCTGGCGGAGCAGATCCGCGCCGGGGCGCTGGGCCTGAAACTGCACGAGGACTGGGGCACCACGCCCGCCGCCATCCACGCCGCCCTGAGCGTCGCCGAGGACTTCGACATCCAGGTCGCCATCCACACCGACACGCTGAACGAGTCGGGGTTCGTCGAGGACTCCATCCGGGCGTTCGCGGGCCGCACCATCCACACCTTCCACACCGAGGGCGCCGGGGGCGGGCACGCGCCGGACATCATCAAGGTCGCGGGCCTGCCGAACGTCCTGCCGAGCAGCACCAACCCGACTATGCCGTTCACGGTGAACACCATCCACGAGCACCTCGACATGCTGATGGTCTGTCACCACCTCAGCCCGCGCATTCCCGAGGACGTGAGTTTTGCCGAGAGCCGCATCCGCCCCGAGACGATCGCCGCCGAGGACGTCCTGCACGATCTGGGCGTGTTCAGCATGATGAGCAGCGACAGTCAGGCGATGGGCCGCGTGGGCGAGGTCATCACCCGCACGTGGCAGACCGCGCACAAGATGAAACTCCAGCGCGGCCCCCTCGGCATCCCCGGCCTGGGTGCAGATACCCGCGCGGACAACCTGCGCGCCCGGCGGTACGTCGCCAAGTACACCATCAACCCCGCCGTCGCCCACGGCATCGCGCACGAGGTCGGCAGCGTGGAGGTCGGCAAACTGGCCGATCTGGTGCTATGGAAACCCGCCTTCTTCGGCGCGAAGACCGCGCTGGTGATCAAGGGCGGACTGGTGGTCGCCGCGCAGATGGGCGACGCGAACGCCAGCATCCCCACCCCGCAGCCCGTGTACCCCCGCCCGATGTTTGCCGCGCACGGGGGCGGGCCGGACGCCACCTGCCTGCACTTCGTCTCGCAGGCCAGCCTGCAGGAAGGAAACCTGCCGGACGTGGGCCGCCGCTACAGCGCCGTGCAGCACACCCGCGACATCGGCAAGCGGGACATGATCCTGAACGCCGAGACGCCCGACATTCACGTCAATTCCGAAACCTACGAGGTGCGCGTGAACGGCGAGGTCGTGACGTGCGAACCCCTCGACGACCTGCCACTCGCGCAGCGGTACTTCCTGTTCTGA
- the hypB gene encoding hydrogenase nickel incorporation protein HypB translates to MTVANPRIVTVRQNILKANDHTAAENRATFTAAGVRAINLASSPGAGKTALLERTLRDLAGQMSMAVAVGDLATENDAARLRQHGAQAEQIVTGTICHLDAAMVQAVLPRFDLAGLEVLFLENVGNLVCPSSYDLGEAARAVLISTTEGEDKPLKYPTMFNTADVVVITKMDLADAVGFDRDLCRENIDRARPGVPVIELSSRSGAGLDAWFAFVRGEPT, encoded by the coding sequence ATGACGGTAGCGAATCCGCGCATCGTGACGGTGCGGCAGAACATCCTGAAGGCGAACGACCACACGGCGGCCGAGAACCGCGCCACCTTCACGGCGGCGGGCGTGCGGGCCATCAATCTGGCCAGCAGTCCCGGTGCAGGCAAGACGGCGCTGCTGGAGCGCACGCTGCGGGACCTGGCGGGGCAGATGAGCATGGCGGTCGCGGTGGGGGACCTCGCGACCGAGAACGACGCGGCGCGGCTGCGGCAGCACGGCGCGCAGGCCGAGCAGATCGTCACGGGCACCATCTGCCATCTGGACGCGGCGATGGTGCAGGCGGTGCTGCCGCGCTTCGATCTGGCGGGGCTGGAGGTGCTGTTCCTGGAGAACGTGGGGAACCTCGTGTGCCCCAGTTCGTACGATCTGGGCGAGGCGGCCCGCGCGGTGCTGATCAGCACGACCGAGGGCGAGGACAAGCCGCTCAAGTACCCGACGATGTTCAACACGGCGGACGTGGTGGTGATCACGAAGATGGACCTGGCGGACGCGGTGGGGTTCGACCGTGACCTGTGCCGGGAGAACATCGACCGGGCGCGGCCCGGCGTGCCGGTGATCGAACTCAGCAGCCGCAGCGGCGCGGGCCTGGACGCGTGGTTCGCGTTCGTGCGGGGCGAGCCGACGTGA
- a CDS encoding urease subunit beta, whose product MQLTERERDKLLIHAAAQLAQGRRARGLRLNHPEAVAFITSAVLEGIRDGRHVEDLMSWGATLLTPDDVMDGVPELIHDIQVEGTFPDGTKLVTIHDPIRGAASRVVPGEYLLEDGEIELNAGRPVTPLTVANRADRPIQVGSHFHFFEVNAGLHFDREAAYGQRLNIPAGTAVRFEPGEERDIELVPLGGTREVHGMNALVSGELDDTGMKDAALGRAREQGFGGAE is encoded by the coding sequence ATGCAACTCACCGAACGAGAACGCGACAAACTCCTGATCCACGCCGCCGCCCAGCTTGCCCAGGGCCGCCGCGCCCGCGGCCTGAGACTCAACCACCCGGAAGCCGTGGCGTTCATCACCTCCGCCGTTCTGGAGGGCATCCGCGACGGCCGCCATGTCGAGGACCTGATGAGCTGGGGCGCCACGCTCCTCACCCCGGACGACGTCATGGACGGCGTGCCCGAACTGATTCACGACATCCAGGTCGAGGGGACCTTCCCTGACGGCACCAAACTGGTGACCATCCACGACCCCATCCGCGGCGCAGCCAGCCGCGTCGTGCCCGGCGAGTACCTGCTGGAAGACGGCGAGATCGAACTGAACGCCGGGCGGCCCGTCACGCCCCTCACCGTCGCCAACCGCGCCGACCGCCCCATCCAGGTCGGCAGTCACTTCCACTTCTTCGAGGTGAACGCCGGACTGCACTTCGACCGCGAGGCCGCGTACGGCCAGCGCCTGAACATCCCCGCCGGCACCGCGGTGCGCTTCGAACCCGGCGAGGAACGCGACATCGAACTCGTGCCGCTGGGCGGCACCCGCGAAGTGCACGGCATGAACGCGCTGGTCAGCGGCGAACTGGACGACACGGGCATGAAAGACGCTGCACTCGGGCGGGCCAGGGAACAGGGATTTGGGGGGGCGGAATGA
- a CDS encoding MepB family protein: protein MYERAGLALSSPVIQEPESVEYGASTFGVGGRNVIFRVAKTTPTKLGQFVTLWKRNAMTAKIVPFDASDPVDGVVIHSACGGEQGQFIFDQKTMVERGVFSVSGQGGKRALRIYPPWSNPLSREAVKTQQWQQRSFVSLSEAGGVDSARLKELLG, encoded by the coding sequence GTGTATGAGAGGGCTGGCCTGGCCCTGTCGAGCCCCGTCATTCAAGAGCCGGAAAGCGTCGAATATGGCGCCTCAACCTTTGGCGTTGGCGGTCGGAACGTGATCTTTCGAGTGGCGAAAACGACCCCCACGAAACTCGGCCAGTTCGTCACGCTCTGGAAGCGCAACGCCATGACGGCTAAGATTGTGCCCTTCGATGCGAGCGACCCTGTCGACGGTGTGGTGATTCACAGTGCGTGCGGTGGAGAGCAGGGCCAGTTCATCTTCGACCAGAAGACCATGGTGGAGCGAGGGGTGTTTTCGGTCTCAGGGCAAGGTGGAAAGCGTGCTCTGCGCATCTACCCTCCCTGGAGCAACCCCCTATCGAGGGAGGCCGTGAAGACCCAGCAGTGGCAGCAGAGATCCTTTGTTTCTCTTTCAGAAGCGGGCGGCGTGGATTCAGCCCGTTTGAAGGAGCTTCTTGGCTGA
- a CDS encoding urease accessory protein UreF produces MSLLRLLQLADTAFPAGAYAFSDGLETLTQRGEVRTPGDLTAFLAGQLTHGWGAQDASACALAWGADRGTLAELDDLLDDLKLVPGLRASSTRVGANLRRAATHLWPDVVATLPTTRHHAITFGVLGHALCTPRADTVTAFVSGWLLGRATSATRLMKLGGLDAQRCAAHCEPAAQACIHAALHATPDDLCTFTQHLDVAASEQPGLNARLFQT; encoded by the coding sequence ATGAGCCTGCTGCGGCTGCTGCAGCTGGCCGACACGGCCTTTCCGGCCGGTGCCTACGCGTTCAGTGACGGTCTGGAAACCCTGACGCAGCGCGGCGAGGTCCGCACGCCCGGCGACCTGACGGCATTTCTGGCGGGGCAACTGACGCACGGGTGGGGGGCGCAGGACGCGTCAGCCTGTGCGCTGGCGTGGGGCGCCGACCGCGGCACGCTGGCGGAGCTGGACGACCTCCTGGACGACCTGAAGCTCGTGCCGGGGCTGCGCGCGTCGAGCACGCGGGTCGGCGCGAACCTGCGCCGAGCCGCCACGCACCTCTGGCCGGACGTCGTGGCGACCCTGCCCACCACACGGCACCACGCGATCACCTTCGGCGTGCTCGGGCACGCCCTCTGCACGCCGCGCGCGGACACCGTCACGGCGTTCGTGAGCGGCTGGCTGCTGGGCCGCGCCACCTCCGCCACGCGCCTGATGAAACTCGGTGGGCTGGACGCCCAGCGCTGCGCCGCCCACTGTGAACCGGCCGCGCAGGCGTGCATCCACGCGGCCCTGCACGCCACGCCGGATGACCTCTGCACCTTTACCCAGCACCTGGACGTCGCCGCCAGTGAGCAGCCCGGCCTGAACGCGCGACTCTTCCAGACGTGA
- a CDS encoding urease accessory protein UreE, with the protein MTRLTGLRRPLLPAATAPGGPGGAAVPVTVPMTAVDRRRVRRRLTAPDGVELRLAYPTGTVLTPGTCLHEQAGVQYVVVAASEDVAVIHPRTLAEAAALGHAVGNLHRDLVTDGPAFLALWDAPLELLLTRLGVPFTRDFRAFHGRPSWEHAG; encoded by the coding sequence GTGACCCGCCTGACCGGGCTGCGCCGCCCGCTGCTGCCCGCAGCCACCGCACCCGGCGGCCCCGGCGGCGCGGCCGTGCCGGTGACGGTGCCGATGACGGCCGTGGATCGCCGCCGGGTGCGCCGCCGCCTGACGGCGCCCGACGGTGTGGAATTGCGCCTGGCCTACCCGACCGGCACGGTCCTGACGCCGGGCACGTGCCTGCATGAGCAGGCGGGCGTGCAGTACGTGGTGGTGGCCGCCTCGGAGGACGTCGCGGTGATTCACCCCCGGACCCTGGCGGAGGCGGCGGCACTGGGCCACGCGGTCGGGAATCTGCACCGGGACCTCGTGACGGACGGCCCGGCGTTCCTGGCGCTGTGGGACGCGCCGCTGGAGCTGCTGCTCACGCGGCTGGGCGTGCCGTTCACGCGGGACTTCCGCGCCTTTCACGGCCGTCCCAGCTGGGAGCACGCGGGATGA
- a CDS encoding YciI family protein yields MFLVVLQYVQPLALIDQALEAHRAFLDRQYAAGVFLASGPLVPRTGGVILATGVGRLDLEAVLAEDPFAQAKLADYQILEFEPNRAAPGAEVLLRPEVARSTGP; encoded by the coding sequence ATGTTTCTTGTCGTTCTGCAGTACGTTCAGCCGCTCGCCCTCATCGACCAGGCCCTGGAGGCCCACCGCGCCTTTCTCGACCGGCAGTACGCCGCAGGCGTCTTCCTCGCCTCCGGGCCGCTGGTGCCCCGGACCGGCGGGGTCATCCTGGCCACCGGGGTGGGCCGACTGGACCTCGAGGCGGTACTGGCGGAAGATCCCTTTGCGCAGGCCAAGCTCGCGGACTACCAGATTCTCGAGTTCGAGCCGAACCGGGCTGCACCGGGGGCCGAAGTGCTGCTTCGTCCGGAGGTCGCGCGCAGCACGGGGCCCTGA